The DNA region GATAAAGTACCACAAGCAGCGATGATAtgaagaagttaaaaaaataaaaatgatttagattcttgattttttattacaatttcaatatttgattagaaTACACccttaaataaagaatatttcaatatcaaccaaataaaaaatatacgaaaaatattatattctaacaatgtgGTGAAGctaaaattaacataataaagaaatgggttaaatacctcaaaccTCCCTAGGGTTTAgcaactttgtttttttctccctggggtttcacttttatcacaggacTTCCCTCggattttgataaagaccaatttagtccatccgttagttgaccgttaagactaacacgtggaccaatcagatgttgacacgtggcacctatttaattttttttaaattaacaaaaaaaatgtatttttttttaaaaaaaaaatagaaaaaaaaaaagaaaaggaaaaaactgggggtggccgagccacccccttggccatttgggggtggctcggccacccccatggagccttcggggtggccgaaaccacccccaatgatggttgggggtggtttcagccacccccaaggctccatggccacccccaaatagccacccccagttttttccttttttttttttaatacattttttttgttaatttaaaaaaatattaaataggtgccacgtgtcaacatctgattggttcacatgccagtcttaacggtcaactaacggatggactaaattggcctttatcaaaaccccaggggggtcctgtgataaaagtgaaaccccagggaaaaaaaaataaagttgctaaACCCTAGGAAagtttgaggtatttaaccctaaagaAATTTATcacaaaaagaattaaaaatcatatataacaTGGTCAGATTACGTACATCTTATGAATAAACAATATTTGGGGGAGTTGAAATCCATAAATAATATTGGATTAAAATGCTATTGCCATTTCTAATTAACCATCCACAATCATGACCATTACACCAAGTCTTTGTTCATTTTAGCTCACAAATTTAAATTTCGTGCAGAATTGCTTCAATTAACAGAAGCAGCATTACGtagtaaatatatttaattggtctatttgtgatatctttatcttataattgtgaagattaaagaaaaaaacaaatgactaTGAAAAAGGGAATGCAAGAAgcatactaataattaaaggaCCTCGTAAAATTAGGCACTCTCTCAAACCATTGAAGTTTTATAGTCAGGTGATAAAACATGGTTTTTTATTAGACCGCATGATGAACAGAGCAAATCAAACCTTAATTATGGTGCtatatcataaattaagaattttcaTTTCTCTGATGAATGCAGCCTAACATTGTAacttattttgagttttttctcTATATGGCTATAGCTGATCAATCTTTCTTACAGGTACGAATCAAACGTTATCAAAGAAATTTGTAATAGTATATCTGATGGATTGAGAACTTCTAACTTCTCATTTGTTTCCGAGGAATTTGTTGGAATAAAACCCCGTGTGGAGGAAATTATGGCCTTACTTAGTATAGAATTGGATGAAGTTCGCTTTTTAGGGATTTGGGGGATGGGAGGAATTGGCAAAACAACTCTGTCAAAAGCCATTTATGAAGAAGTTTCTCATAAATTTGATGCTAGTTGCTTTATTGAAGAAACTAGATCTCTTAGTCTAGTTGATCTACAAAAACATCTTATTTCTCATATCCtaaaggaaagagaaataaatatttgCAATCCAAGCAAAGTAATAAGGAGCAGACTACGTACTCAAaagatttttattattcttgatGACGTGGATGGAGAAAAACTAGAAGCATTAGCAAAGAGACATGATTGGTTTGGTCAAGGGAGTAGAATCATTATAACAAGCAGGGATCAACATTTGCTCAGGGAATATGTGGATAAGATCTATGAGGTTAAGGTGTTGAATGATGCTGAAGCTTTAAAACTCTTTAGTTTGAAAGCCTTCAAGAAACCCCATcctgaaaaaaaatttgagcaaTTGTCTAAGGAAATTGTGAATTACGCTGATGGCCTTCCTTTAGCTCTTAATGTTTTTGGTAAATTATCGCGTAGTAGAGAATTGAATGCATTGCAGAGTGTCAGGGATCTACTAAGAGAAAATCCCATTGCAGAAATTTTGGATAGACTAAAAATAAGTTATCATGGATTAGAGAATTCTCagcaaaatttgtttttagatATTGCATGTTTCTTCAATGGAGCATTCAAACAACTCATCATATACAAACTAGAAGCTTTGGGTTGCTATCCGAACATCAATTTGAATGTTCTTGTGGAGAAATCTCTTATAACCATCTCAAAGTTCGGAAAATTGCAGATGCATGATTTGTTACAAAAAATGGGTCAAAAAATAGTTCATGATGAGTCTACGGAGCTTGGCAAACGCAGTAGATTGTGGCATGAAGAGGATGTCATTAGAGTATTGAAAAATGATAGTGTAAGTGGTTAGTCTTGACACAAACATAGAGAAGCACATTTTTGATACTGATTCTTCTAAGTATTGTCAAATATTTCCACCATACttactaatttaatttttgttggttaTTAGGGAACTGATGCGGTTAGAGGCATTGTCCTAAAATTGCCTTTACAGAAAAAAGAGCGAATAGATGTTGAAGCCTTCTCaaagatgaaaaatttgaaaatgcttAAGATTAGCGGCACAGATTTACACAACACTAATCTGGAATGGCATGGAAATCCTTCGAATTTCATGAGCAATGAGTTATGCATCATGGAATTTTGGGGATATCCTTTCAAATCCTTGCTGGAAAATTTCCAATCCGACAATCTTGTTGTGCTCAAAATGCCTGGCAGCTGCATCGAGAAACTGTGGGTTGGAAGGAAGGTAAGATTTTGGcttatgcatatttaatttattcttattcttcttaGTCCTTTCACTCTTACTCATTTTATCTAACTATTGATTGGTCTATAAcagagttttaaaaaattgaaacacaTTGACCTGAGTGATTCTCAAAACTTGATCGAGACACCAGATTTGAGCGGAGTCCCAAATCTTGAGACACTAAAGCTTGCTGATTGTACAAATTTGTCCAAGGTCCACCCATCCATTGGATGTCTAAGACAGCTTAAAGAGTTGAGTCTAGACCGTTGCAAGCAGCTTAAGTGTCATCCAGTCGAGATCTGCTTGGAAAATCTTGAAATTCTTAATCCTTCTGATTGTTCAAGACTTGACAAAATTCCAGATAGTGTGGGTAATATGACATCTTTGCGAGATCTTATTTTGAACAGGACTGCCATAATAGAGTTATCACTATCATTTATGATGTTGTCGTCTCTTGAAACTCTCCGGGTATCTTATTGCTCAGGACTAAAGCCAATCACGAAGAGCCtgtttttaagctctttaaaaAGACTAGATTTGAGTTATTGCAATCTATCAGATGGAGCAATTCCTAGTGATCTTAGTTGCTTATCCTCACTTATAGATTTATTGCTGGCTGGGAACAAATTTACGAGAATACCAGATATGGCTCAACTTTCTCGTCTTTGGTATCTTGGCTTGGAAGATTGTACTTCGCTTCAAGTACTGCCGAAGCTTCCACTGGGATTAATCATCTTGAATGTAAGAAATTGTCCATCGTTGGACTTGTTTTATAAGGAAATGGAGATGTGGTGGAgtacaaatgaaaaattaaggaGCATTGATTGCTCTTTTCTACAagcttattttgattttgatggaAAACCCTTCAAGATCCTCCATCTGCATCCACGAAGTTATTTATGGAGGTTGAAAAATATTGTGAGTCTCTTTTTTAACACGTACACTAAATTAAGTTATAATATTGTTTGTAATAGCTTAACATCTTTCTCTCTTCGGTTTTTATTTTACAGTACCAAGGGTTTGATGCTATAGCGTGCGGCCCTGCGTTGGTGGAATCAGGAATCCCAGAGTGGTTCAACGATGATAAAAGCACTAATTTGGGCTCAGCTGGGTCGTCGTCTGGGAAGGGGTATgctctttttattgtttatgaatttCATGGCCCTGTCCCTCTCACTCATGGGAATTCGGATTCTACAACATTTGATGGCAGTAATAGTAATTTTCCCAACtttgtttgtcaatttcaataTCAAGGCAATGAAGTTGATGTTACAATACCGTTTTTCTTTTGTGCCCCTGGAGTCCCTTCTGTTGGGCCAAACAAATTTTGGGTGTATATACCATTTAAGCAGCACCTCAAGGGGA from Corylus avellana chromosome ca10, CavTom2PMs-1.0 includes:
- the LOC132162766 gene encoding disease resistance protein RPV1-like, giving the protein MASTSTDIVSSSSSSTSPQRYDVFLSFYGDDTRYHFSDHLHDALQRKGLFVFRDVEKLERGKYISDELPKAIQQSKCGIAVISKKYASSKWCLDELAEMVKCPGLRVFPIFYHVNPSDIREVRETFAEAFDGHEKDPKVDIQMMSKWRAALREVSNMSGWHLRNDSDRYESNVIKEICNSISDGLRTSNFSFVSEEFVGIKPRVEEIMALLSIELDEVRFLGIWGMGGIGKTTLSKAIYEEVSHKFDASCFIEETRSLSLVDLQKHLISHILKEREINICNPSKVIRSRLRTQKIFIILDDVDGEKLEALAKRHDWFGQGSRIIITSRDQHLLREYVDKIYEVKVLNDAEALKLFSLKAFKKPHPEKKFEQLSKEIVNYADGLPLALNVFGKLSRSRELNALQSVRDLLRENPIAEILDRLKISYHGLENSQQNLFLDIACFFNGAFKQLIIYKLEALGCYPNINLNVLVEKSLITISKFGKLQMHDLLQKMGQKIVHDESTELGKRSRLWHEEDVIRVLKNDSGTDAVRGIVLKLPLQKKERIDVEAFSKMKNLKMLKISGTDLHNTNLEWHGNPSNFMSNELCIMEFWGYPFKSLLENFQSDNLVVLKMPGSCIEKLWVGRKSFKKLKHIDLSDSQNLIETPDLSGVPNLETLKLADCTNLSKVHPSIGCLRQLKELSLDRCKQLKCHPVEICLENLEILNPSDCSRLDKIPDSVGNMTSLRDLILNRTAIIELSLSFMMLSSLETLRIYCWLGTNLREYQIWLNFLVFGILAWKIVLRFKYCRSFHWD